One genomic segment of Coriobacteriia bacterium includes these proteins:
- the acs gene encoding acetate--CoA ligase: protein MNSENQETVYYPSPKVAEHAWINSMEQYKEMYARSVKDPEGFWSQQASELLSWDKKWDRVLEWNFDEPKIEWFGGGKLNVSVNCLDRHVKSHRRNKAALIWESDGGRSKVYTYQSMYTKVCRMANVLRAHGVKKGDVVAIYMPMIPEAVITMLACARIGAVHTIVFSGFSSQALRDRIQDSQARVLITADAGRRGGRGIAIKAAADEALLECPAVEVVIVVSHAQSDVDMQPGRDFYYHEETRREDISSFCEPESMDSEDPLFILYTSGSTGKPKGVVHTTGGYLLQSAMTLKYLFDIHDEDVYFCTADIGWITGHSYVVYGPLALGATTLMFEGTPTYPNPGRFWEIVEKHGVNQFYTAPTVVRSLMKQGNAWAEKYDLSTLRVIGSVGEPINPEAWEWLYEVIGKKNCPIVDTWWQTETGAQMIANFPGFTPMKPGSATMPFFGVQPVILDDKSKETEPGQVGRLCIKFPWPSMIRSMWRDEGNARIKETYFSTFPGHYFTGDAAMRDEDGYIWLRGRVDDVINVSGHRMSTAEVEAALNSYDGVAESAVVGYPHEIKGEGIYAYVVLNDEVAATETTRKMLVGHVRKNIGPIASPDFIQFVNALPQTRSGKIMRRILRKVAAGIIDKQAFGDLSTLVDPDVVDQVIETRLNRD from the coding sequence ATGAATTCAGAAAATCAAGAGACCGTGTATTACCCCAGTCCAAAAGTAGCCGAACACGCGTGGATCAACTCGATGGAACAATACAAAGAAATGTATGCTCGGTCCGTCAAAGACCCCGAAGGGTTTTGGTCGCAGCAGGCCTCTGAGCTACTGTCGTGGGACAAGAAGTGGGATAGGGTTCTCGAATGGAATTTCGACGAGCCGAAAATCGAATGGTTCGGCGGGGGAAAGCTCAACGTGTCCGTGAACTGTCTCGACCGTCACGTCAAATCGCATCGTCGCAATAAGGCGGCGCTCATTTGGGAAAGCGACGGAGGGCGTTCGAAGGTCTATACCTATCAATCCATGTATACGAAAGTATGCCGTATGGCAAATGTTCTCAGGGCGCACGGAGTAAAAAAGGGCGATGTCGTCGCAATCTATATGCCGATGATTCCGGAGGCGGTCATCACCATGCTTGCGTGTGCTCGAATAGGGGCGGTCCACACCATAGTGTTCAGCGGATTCTCCTCTCAGGCACTCCGAGATCGAATACAGGATTCTCAAGCGAGAGTACTTATCACCGCCGACGCCGGTCGTCGTGGGGGACGAGGCATCGCGATTAAGGCGGCGGCAGATGAAGCGCTTCTCGAATGTCCGGCCGTCGAAGTGGTTATTGTCGTGTCTCACGCTCAATCGGACGTCGATATGCAACCCGGGCGAGATTTTTACTATCACGAAGAGACGCGTAGGGAAGATATTTCTTCATTCTGCGAGCCCGAGTCGATGGATTCAGAAGATCCTCTCTTCATTTTGTACACGTCCGGCTCGACAGGGAAACCGAAAGGCGTCGTCCATACGACAGGCGGCTACCTCCTCCAATCGGCGATGACGCTTAAGTACCTTTTTGACATTCACGATGAGGACGTTTATTTCTGTACGGCCGACATCGGATGGATTACGGGACACAGCTACGTTGTTTACGGTCCGCTTGCCCTTGGTGCGACCACACTCATGTTCGAAGGGACACCGACGTATCCCAATCCCGGCCGTTTTTGGGAGATTGTCGAAAAGCACGGCGTGAACCAGTTCTACACCGCTCCGACAGTGGTGCGCTCTCTGATGAAGCAAGGAAACGCTTGGGCTGAAAAGTATGATCTCTCCACTTTGCGGGTGATAGGTTCTGTCGGCGAGCCGATCAATCCCGAAGCGTGGGAATGGCTTTACGAAGTAATCGGAAAAAAGAATTGCCCGATAGTCGACACGTGGTGGCAAACTGAAACCGGTGCTCAGATGATTGCAAACTTCCCGGGATTCACGCCTATGAAACCCGGGTCGGCGACGATGCCATTCTTCGGTGTACAGCCGGTCATTCTCGACGACAAGAGTAAAGAGACCGAACCGGGACAAGTCGGTCGCCTCTGCATAAAATTCCCTTGGCCGTCGATGATTCGTTCCATGTGGAGAGATGAGGGGAATGCCCGTATAAAGGAGACCTATTTTTCGACCTTTCCCGGCCACTACTTCACCGGCGATGCCGCGATGCGCGATGAGGACGGTTATATATGGTTGCGTGGTCGTGTCGATGACGTCATAAACGTATCCGGCCACCGCATGAGTACCGCCGAAGTCGAAGCGGCGCTCAACTCCTATGATGGAGTGGCCGAGTCGGCTGTCGTCGGGTACCCGCATGAGATCAAAGGCGAGGGAATATACGCCTATGTCGTGCTCAATGACGAGGTGGCTGCCACCGAAACCACGAGAAAGATGCTTGTCGGACACGTCCGCAAGAATATCGGGCCGATTGCTTCTCCCGACTTCATCCAGTTCGTAAACGCGCTACCGCAAACTCGTTCGGGCAAAATCATGCGACGCATTTTGCGCAAAGTAGCCGCCGGTATCATCGATAAGCAGGCTTTCGGAGATTTGTCGACTTTGGTCGATCCCGATGTCGTCGATCAAGTCATCGAGACTCGTCTCAACAGAGACTGA
- the xseB gene encoding exodeoxyribonuclease VII small subunit: METNENELTFSGALSELEGIVRELEGGQLELEDSLLRYERGVKLIRVLQEKLETAEQKVTTLLGDIEPETGREEL; this comes from the coding sequence ATGGAAACGAATGAAAACGAATTGACTTTCAGCGGAGCGTTGAGCGAGCTGGAGGGGATTGTACGCGAACTCGAAGGTGGACAATTGGAACTCGAAGACAGCTTGCTTCGTTATGAGCGCGGGGTGAAGCTGATTCGTGTTTTACAAGAGAAGCTCGAAACGGCTGAGCAGAAAGTAACCACTTTGCTTGGTGATATCGAGCCCGAAACGGGCCGAGAGGAGCTGTAA
- a CDS encoding lipoate--protein ligase, with protein sequence MIYVLNTSLDPTYNLALEEFLVTTKDSLFAENDIAMLWQDEPTVVVGRNQNTERELDRVYLEQNDIHAVRRMSGGGAVYHDLGNVNFTIIKRNAHALKNNFSFFTDPLVETLRLLGAKAEFSGRNDVLVEGAKFSGNAQYSHGDTLLHHGTILFDSDLSVLGHVLKPKQRDAAVEAKGVASHKSRVANLREYLDVTLEEFVDIFAHRLAEIDIAAPLNAIELDEGQHDEVLALREGKYRTLQWNWGASPHYTHMKEARFDAGNVLACMNVDCGIVTTFDIYGDFFEVKPLDLLQKHLSGCAYSDLRNLILNTPVEEYIHNLKREELAGLV encoded by the coding sequence ATGATATATGTGCTGAATACATCGCTTGATCCCACATACAATCTGGCGTTGGAAGAATTCTTGGTCACGACGAAGGATTCTCTTTTTGCGGAAAACGACATCGCCATGTTGTGGCAAGACGAGCCGACCGTCGTCGTCGGCCGTAACCAGAACACGGAACGTGAGCTCGATCGAGTCTATCTCGAACAAAACGACATTCATGCGGTGAGAAGAATGTCGGGAGGTGGTGCGGTTTATCATGACCTCGGCAACGTGAACTTCACAATCATCAAGCGAAACGCACATGCGCTCAAAAACAACTTCTCGTTTTTCACCGATCCGCTTGTCGAAACTCTCAGGTTGTTGGGTGCGAAAGCCGAGTTCTCGGGGCGCAACGATGTGTTGGTCGAAGGTGCGAAGTTTTCCGGGAACGCCCAGTATAGCCACGGCGATACCCTCCTTCACCACGGAACCATTCTCTTCGATTCCGATTTGAGCGTGCTCGGTCATGTTCTCAAGCCGAAACAAAGGGATGCCGCCGTTGAAGCCAAAGGTGTCGCTTCCCATAAAAGTCGTGTCGCTAACTTGCGGGAGTATCTTGACGTGACGCTTGAGGAATTCGTCGATATTTTCGCTCATCGGTTGGCAGAAATCGACATCGCCGCCCCGCTTAATGCCATCGAGCTCGATGAGGGACAACACGACGAGGTCCTTGCATTGAGAGAGGGGAAATATCGAACACTTCAGTGGAATTGGGGCGCATCGCCGCACTATACTCATATGAAGGAAGCGCGTTTCGACGCCGGCAATGTTTTGGCGTGCATGAACGTCGATTGCGGCATCGTCACGACCTTTGATATCTACGGGGATTTTTTCGAAGTAAAGCCTCTCGATCTGTTGCAAAAGCATCTGAGCGGATGTGCCTACTCCGATTTGCGCAATCTGATTTTGAATACTCCCGTCGAGGAATATATCCACAACCTCAAACGCGAAGAACTCGCCGGTCTCGTATAA
- a CDS encoding DUF1345 domain-containing protein, giving the protein MLLLEWRYALLVRWDAAALSLIITWFVDLHSRGVEETAAIARRDGVNLPLGGALAVMVCVVSLGDVIVLLTGKSSVLSQNQTVVLGLFSVVVLWFLLHLVFTLRYAALYYAGDEGGVDFGKTKRPMFTDFFYLAFTIGMTY; this is encoded by the coding sequence GTGCTGTTGCTGGAATGGCGCTATGCACTGCTCGTCAGGTGGGATGCCGCGGCTCTCTCGCTCATCATCACCTGGTTTGTCGATCTTCACAGCCGCGGTGTCGAGGAGACGGCTGCCATCGCGCGACGCGATGGTGTCAACCTGCCTCTCGGCGGTGCGTTGGCCGTGATGGTTTGCGTGGTGAGTCTCGGAGACGTGATAGTGCTCTTGACGGGAAAGTCGAGTGTGCTCTCTCAAAACCAGACGGTGGTACTTGGACTGTTCAGCGTCGTCGTTTTGTGGTTTTTGCTTCATCTGGTATTCACTCTTCGCTATGCCGCCCTGTACTATGCCGGTGACGAGGGCGGCGTCGACTTCGGAAAAACGAAACGTCCCATGTTCACCGATTTCTTTTATCTCGCGTTCACCATAGGGATGACGTACTAG
- the hemE gene encoding uroporphyrinogen decarboxylase, with protein MAYNDLFLRACRLEETERTPVWMMRQAGRFLKEYREIRAKHGFLEMCHTPELAVEVSLQPVDLIGVDAAIIFSDILVVFPGMGLDLEFQSGKGPVINNPIRSAADARALTLSDPLKDTGYVMEAHKMLRHELENKVPLIGFAGAPFTLASYAIEGEGTRDYEICKAFMWNEPAAWDILMNKFADTVSAYLCAQIDAGAQVVQLFDSWVGYLAPRDYERSVLPYTQRVLSEVKAYGQKTVPGGVPVIYFANGATSMLDLVSQAGGDILGFDWRLDMKKIVEQVDEKFGIQGNIDPAALFGSEESIEEQVGEILNAVGTRPGHIFNLGHGIHKTTDPDKARFFVNTVKEQSARIRSGN; from the coding sequence ATGGCTTATAACGACCTTTTTTTACGTGCTTGTCGTCTTGAGGAAACCGAACGCACACCGGTGTGGATGATGCGTCAAGCCGGGCGTTTCTTGAAGGAGTATCGCGAAATCCGTGCAAAGCATGGTTTCCTCGAGATGTGCCATACACCGGAATTGGCCGTCGAAGTTTCATTGCAGCCCGTCGATTTAATCGGAGTCGACGCGGCAATCATATTCAGCGATATTTTGGTCGTATTTCCCGGTATGGGGCTTGATCTCGAATTCCAAAGCGGTAAAGGTCCCGTCATCAACAATCCGATTAGAAGCGCGGCCGATGCGCGTGCGCTCACGCTTTCCGATCCGCTTAAAGATACGGGTTATGTCATGGAGGCGCACAAGATGTTGCGCCATGAGCTTGAGAACAAAGTGCCGTTGATCGGTTTTGCCGGCGCACCGTTCACGCTTGCAAGTTATGCCATAGAGGGCGAAGGAACCCGCGACTATGAAATCTGCAAAGCATTCATGTGGAATGAGCCGGCCGCGTGGGATATCCTCATGAATAAATTCGCCGACACAGTCAGCGCGTATCTCTGCGCGCAAATCGATGCCGGCGCGCAAGTCGTCCAGCTTTTCGACAGTTGGGTCGGCTATCTCGCGCCCCGCGATTACGAACGCTCTGTGTTGCCGTATACGCAGCGTGTCCTTTCCGAGGTCAAAGCATATGGGCAAAAAACGGTTCCCGGCGGTGTTCCGGTCATCTATTTCGCCAACGGTGCGACGTCGATGCTCGACCTCGTTTCACAAGCGGGAGGAGACATTCTCGGATTCGATTGGCGCCTCGACATGAAAAAAATCGTCGAGCAGGTCGATGAGAAGTTCGGCATCCAAGGCAATATCGATCCCGCGGCGCTTTTCGGCTCGGAGGAATCCATAGAAGAGCAAGTGGGCGAGATTTTGAATGCCGTCGGCACTCGTCCCGGGCACATATTCAATCTCGGACACGGGATTCACAAAACGACCGACCCGGATAAGGCCCGTTTCTTCGTCAATACGGTCAAAGAGCAGTCGGCTCGAATTCGTAGCGGAAACTAG
- the xseA gene encoding exodeoxyribonuclease VII large subunit, producing MAEMVTLTVSQALGIAKEKLEGIYIRVIGEVSEFSDKPGYKAAYFSIGDKDSVLPCMMWRAQYDASGVTLRSGMLVELTGKFSLYAAKGRMNFSVSRLEAAGEGNLKALVAARLECLRNEGLTDEARKISVPNMAEKIAVVTSPQGKAVHDVLRTLRRRFPYAEVFFFGVKVEGESAPADISHAIAEADRIGADVILVVRGGGSYEDLLPFSSEEVARAIAVANTPIVTGIGHEPDVSIADYIADKVASTPTAAAEAVTPSREEVVRNLNQKRKILSGALQANLDANVHALDVLMARNIFSDPLSLLMQKAQTVDGLHQRLDRAIPGKIAQDKVSISNMRNRLTSIGTNFMRMPQAKVGTAASRLDDLSPLKILSRGYAVAFDERGGLVVKNVDSVGIGDLISVRIADGELGCSVISKNKTEG from the coding sequence ATGGCTGAAATGGTGACATTGACGGTAAGCCAGGCTCTCGGGATTGCCAAAGAGAAGCTCGAAGGAATATATATCCGTGTCATCGGAGAGGTGTCGGAGTTTTCCGACAAACCCGGCTACAAGGCGGCATATTTCAGCATCGGGGACAAGGATTCGGTGTTGCCGTGTATGATGTGGCGCGCTCAGTACGATGCAAGCGGTGTCACTCTCCGCAGCGGGATGCTCGTCGAACTGACGGGGAAGTTTTCGCTTTATGCCGCGAAAGGACGCATGAATTTCAGTGTCTCGCGTCTTGAGGCCGCAGGGGAAGGCAATCTGAAGGCGCTGGTCGCCGCTCGTCTTGAATGCTTGAGAAACGAGGGCCTGACCGACGAGGCGCGAAAAATATCGGTTCCGAACATGGCTGAAAAAATCGCCGTGGTCACCTCTCCTCAAGGTAAGGCCGTCCACGATGTATTGCGTACGCTTCGTCGCAGGTTTCCTTATGCCGAGGTGTTCTTCTTCGGTGTGAAAGTCGAGGGCGAAAGTGCTCCCGCAGACATTTCTCACGCCATTGCCGAGGCGGATCGCATCGGTGCAGATGTTATACTCGTCGTACGCGGTGGCGGCTCGTACGAAGATTTGTTGCCTTTTTCCTCCGAAGAGGTCGCCCGTGCGATTGCTGTGGCAAACACGCCGATCGTAACCGGCATCGGTCACGAACCCGACGTGTCCATCGCAGACTATATCGCCGACAAAGTGGCATCGACACCGACAGCGGCAGCCGAGGCGGTCACTCCGTCGCGCGAAGAGGTCGTTCGTAATTTAAACCAAAAAAGGAAGATTCTTTCGGGCGCGTTGCAGGCGAATCTCGATGCAAACGTGCACGCACTCGATGTTTTGATGGCGAGAAATATTTTCTCCGATCCGCTGTCCTTGCTCATGCAAAAAGCTCAAACCGTCGACGGGCTGCACCAGCGACTCGATCGGGCGATTCCCGGCAAAATCGCACAAGATAAAGTTTCAATTTCCAACATGCGCAATCGGCTTACGTCCATCGGAACGAATTTCATGCGTATGCCGCAGGCTAAGGTGGGAACGGCTGCATCTCGTCTCGATGATTTGTCGCCGCTCAAGATTTTATCGCGCGGGTATGCGGTTGCATTCGACGAACGGGGCGGTCTCGTCGTCAAGAATGTCGATTCGGTCGGAATCGGAGATTTGATTTCGGTTCGTATAGCAGACGGTGAGCTCGGTTGCAGTGTCATTTCCAAGAACAAGACGGAAGGATAG
- the hemH gene encoding ferrochelatase, with the protein MDAVIIVGYGAPETLEEVSGFMTSLIGRTPSDEVLDRLKSHYVAIGGRSPLIGYAREIAASVEKKLASGGTLVPVEIGMVHTAPSIIEAVDALVDCGATRIIAVSLSPFYSTASNGRAFEEVGGAVALHEGVKLVCAPEIGLFEGFIKAQADALGKIFDAVDVETDEAPISFSAHSLPLSAVETGDYVYEDGLRRAADALSEHLFLSPADEDGYMIEDIKAYGTSKPPRPWCVTFQSQGMRGADWLKPTLSEFIDDAAKRGIKAVVCSPLGFSTDHMETLYDLDIVAKKQVTDAGMAFFRSASPNNSESLVDAFVESIETVRESE; encoded by the coding sequence ATGGATGCAGTCATAATCGTCGGTTATGGAGCGCCCGAAACCCTTGAAGAGGTTTCAGGTTTCATGACAAGTCTCATCGGGCGTACACCGAGTGATGAAGTGCTCGATCGCTTGAAGTCTCACTACGTGGCGATAGGCGGTCGCTCGCCTTTGATCGGTTACGCTCGAGAAATTGCCGCTTCCGTCGAAAAAAAGTTGGCATCGGGCGGAACACTCGTTCCCGTCGAAATCGGTATGGTGCACACGGCGCCCTCGATCATCGAGGCAGTCGATGCTCTCGTGGACTGCGGTGCCACACGCATCATTGCGGTTTCACTTTCTCCCTTCTACTCGACGGCATCCAACGGAAGAGCGTTCGAGGAGGTCGGCGGAGCCGTCGCCCTTCATGAAGGCGTGAAGCTCGTATGCGCACCCGAGATCGGGTTATTCGAGGGCTTCATCAAAGCACAGGCAGACGCTCTCGGCAAAATATTCGATGCGGTCGACGTCGAGACGGACGAGGCTCCCATCTCGTTTTCAGCGCACAGTTTGCCCCTGTCCGCCGTCGAGACCGGCGATTACGTATATGAGGACGGCCTGCGCCGCGCCGCCGATGCGCTGTCCGAACATCTCTTTCTCTCACCGGCCGATGAAGACGGATACATGATCGAAGATATCAAGGCGTATGGAACCAGTAAGCCTCCTCGCCCTTGGTGTGTCACATTTCAGTCGCAGGGTATGCGGGGGGCGGATTGGCTCAAGCCGACGCTGTCCGAGTTCATAGACGATGCCGCAAAGCGGGGGATCAAGGCGGTCGTTTGTTCGCCGCTCGGCTTTTCAACCGATCATATGGAAACGCTTTACGATCTCGATATCGTTGCAAAAAAGCAGGTCACCGATGCCGGGATGGCCTTTTTCAGAAGTGCTTCCCCGAATAACTCCGAATCGCTCGTCGATGCGTTCGTCGAATCGATAGAGACCGTCCGTGAGAGCGAATAA
- a CDS encoding histidine triad nucleotide-binding protein: MHELTKDCIFCKIVRGEIPSKKVYENEYVLAFDDIAPQAPVHTLIVPKEHVVNLEDNPSPELLAHLFDAVHTVAEIKGVAESGYRVVQNNGKDAGQTVSHLHVHIFGGRSFGEGMV; this comes from the coding sequence ATGCATGAGTTGACGAAGGATTGCATATTTTGCAAGATCGTACGAGGCGAGATTCCTTCGAAAAAGGTCTATGAGAACGAATATGTGCTGGCGTTCGATGACATCGCTCCCCAAGCTCCCGTTCATACCCTGATTGTGCCGAAAGAGCACGTAGTCAATCTTGAAGATAATCCCTCTCCGGAATTGCTTGCGCATTTATTCGACGCCGTACATACGGTCGCCGAGATTAAGGGCGTGGCTGAATCGGGCTATCGAGTGGTTCAAAATAACGGGAAAGATGCGGGGCAGACGGTGTCGCATCTCCACGTTCATATTTTCGGCGGGCGCTCGTTCGGCGAAGGAATGGTTTAG
- a CDS encoding zinc metallopeptidase, with protein sequence MLVTVALGGLTQMYIKRTYAKWSRVVNKNGLSGAQAAQMILERNGIAASPGQPTGEGACAVASVEGTLTDHYDPRTGIVSLSEGVYKDASIAAVAVAAHETGHALQDAQDYTWGEIRTKIVPVVGFGSAAAGILIVMGFWIQLSGLMWLGILAYSVAVLFQIITLPVELNASKRALVQLSDGGMLSGSELPAARQVLTAAALTYVAAALISILNLLYYIGLARRN encoded by the coding sequence ATGCTTGTCACCGTCGCCCTCGGCGGTCTCACGCAGATGTACATTAAAAGGACGTATGCCAAGTGGAGCCGGGTGGTCAATAAGAACGGACTTTCCGGCGCGCAGGCGGCGCAGATGATTTTGGAACGCAACGGCATCGCCGCTTCTCCCGGCCAGCCCACCGGTGAAGGTGCTTGTGCAGTTGCCTCCGTCGAGGGGACGCTGACGGATCACTACGACCCTCGCACGGGTATAGTTTCGCTTTCCGAGGGTGTCTACAAAGATGCCTCCATTGCGGCCGTCGCTGTCGCTGCGCACGAAACCGGGCACGCGTTGCAGGATGCGCAAGATTACACATGGGGTGAAATTCGCACGAAAATCGTCCCGGTGGTGGGCTTCGGCTCAGCCGCCGCGGGTATTTTGATCGTCATGGGCTTCTGGATCCAACTGTCCGGTCTCATGTGGCTCGGGATTTTGGCGTATTCGGTGGCGGTTTTGTTTCAAATCATCACGTTGCCGGTCGAGCTCAATGCATCGAAGCGAGCGCTCGTACAATTAAGCGACGGTGGCATGCTGTCGGGCAGCGAACTTCCCGCAGCGCGTCAGGTGCTCACCGCCGCCGCGCTCACCTATGTCGCCGCCGCGCTCATTTCCATTCTCAACTTGCTCTACTACATCGGTCTCGCCCGAAGGAACTGA
- a CDS encoding DUF4445 domain-containing protein, translating to MEEGTTLLSAARSAGAYILATCAGRKACGTCAVRVLEGKLGPISPEEQNIVGKSSVRLACRARVIGDVVVMPISQRQKLSTDVRDTASSTDSPLVVGVDFGTTSIALDVFDLERASVIAVAHSTNAQNAWGADVLSRLSIAVQDRAEMLALRDAAQNSILEALSSALLSIGREPDAVERMVIGANTVVASLLCGTPAHGLAHAPFLAPEEFLLSAGPLHEALLAANPSCEVHVVAPLRGFVGGDIVCGLFGADVLKPKEPVLFVDIGTNVEFVAALPDKIIVGSAPAGSAFAASGGLGSSVLEKLLQLRERGILDESGLLDATNREVFTGLDGVMFVEDGKRILTQLQIRDFQLAKAAVGVGVEKILHAAHIGFGDLSRVIITGAFGNALNAHVLFGLKILPSELVGVSMEYRIDAALDGATMIARGFDGRFSEAGEYYATAEVVDFVADPGFANELMDNLSL from the coding sequence GTGGAGGAGGGGACGACGCTTCTTTCCGCTGCGCGTAGTGCAGGCGCCTACATCTTGGCCACCTGCGCGGGAAGAAAGGCTTGCGGAACATGCGCCGTCCGTGTCCTCGAAGGGAAACTCGGCCCGATAAGTCCCGAGGAGCAAAACATAGTCGGTAAAAGTTCGGTCAGATTGGCATGCCGGGCAAGAGTTATCGGAGATGTCGTGGTGATGCCGATCTCTCAAAGGCAAAAACTCTCCACAGATGTGCGCGACACGGCGAGTTCCACCGATTCTCCTCTCGTCGTCGGGGTGGATTTCGGAACGACGTCGATTGCTCTCGATGTCTTCGACCTCGAACGTGCCTCCGTCATCGCCGTCGCCCATTCCACCAACGCTCAAAATGCGTGGGGGGCCGACGTCTTGAGTCGTCTGAGCATCGCGGTTCAAGACCGAGCGGAGATGCTCGCTTTACGCGATGCCGCTCAAAACTCGATTCTCGAAGCGCTTTCAAGCGCTTTGCTGTCGATTGGACGGGAACCTGACGCGGTGGAGCGGATGGTGATCGGAGCCAACACCGTCGTTGCAAGCCTTTTGTGCGGTACGCCGGCGCACGGGCTCGCCCACGCTCCGTTTCTGGCCCCGGAAGAGTTCTTGCTGTCTGCCGGGCCACTTCACGAGGCTCTCCTCGCAGCGAACCCCTCTTGTGAAGTGCACGTCGTCGCTCCTTTGAGAGGGTTTGTCGGAGGAGATATCGTATGCGGTCTTTTCGGTGCTGACGTGCTGAAACCTAAGGAACCGGTACTGTTTGTCGACATCGGCACCAACGTCGAGTTCGTTGCCGCATTACCCGATAAGATAATCGTCGGCTCCGCTCCGGCGGGGAGTGCCTTTGCGGCAAGCGGAGGGTTGGGCTCCTCGGTCTTAGAGAAGCTTCTGCAGCTGCGCGAGCGAGGCATATTGGATGAGTCGGGTCTGCTCGATGCAACAAATCGAGAGGTTTTTACCGGCCTTGACGGGGTGATGTTCGTCGAGGATGGAAAGCGAATCTTGACGCAACTTCAGATTCGCGATTTCCAGCTTGCGAAGGCTGCCGTTGGAGTGGGGGTTGAAAAAATATTGCACGCCGCACATATCGGTTTCGGCGATTTATCGCGTGTGATTATCACCGGAGCGTTCGGAAACGCGCTGAACGCGCATGTTCTATTCGGACTTAAGATTTTGCCTTCCGAGTTGGTCGGCGTTTCAATGGAATACAGAATCGATGCCGCGCTTGACGGAGCCACGATGATTGCTCGCGGATTCGACGGCCGTTTTTCAGAGGCCGGTGAATATTACGCGACTGCAGAAGTCGTGGATTTCGTGGCAGACCCCGGATTCGCAAACGAACTCATGGATAATCTTTCTCTTTAA
- the rnd gene encoding ribonuclease D, whose product MYQHMRKNTMYISTGEQLAELVQLLKNEDVVAIDTEFMREKTYYARLCLIQIGYDDGEAAIIDPLAIGDLSPLEDILYDERIVKIFHAGGQDLEIFYQLFGKPVCPVFDTQNAASLLGYREQIGYGALVSGEFDIHLSKADSFTDWARRPLSDAQISYAKDDVVYLVKLYPTMREKLEKIDRLAWLDEDFAQKCNPSTYEIDYDHLYRRVKKFKSLNRRALGVAQQVAIWREREAQRRNLPKRWIVSDETLIELARRAPKDIEAIKMIRGYSPIMVKEGKGLIEAIACGLSIPESELPVLSHNERSTQDVSASVDLMTALVRQRAKDNNISTTILASHAMLEKLVESPDSENEVKQGWRKSMVGDELTDLLEGKLSLSLEGPNLEVRRIENNTEE is encoded by the coding sequence ATGTATCAGCACATGAGAAAGAATACGATGTATATTTCCACCGGAGAGCAACTGGCCGAACTCGTTCAACTTTTGAAGAACGAGGATGTGGTCGCCATCGACACGGAGTTCATGCGTGAAAAAACATATTACGCACGCCTGTGCCTCATTCAAATCGGCTATGACGACGGTGAGGCGGCCATCATCGATCCTCTTGCCATCGGTGACCTTTCGCCACTCGAAGATATTTTATACGACGAAAGAATCGTCAAGATATTTCATGCCGGAGGGCAAGACCTCGAAATATTTTATCAACTCTTCGGTAAGCCCGTCTGCCCGGTTTTCGATACACAAAATGCAGCTTCGCTTTTGGGATATCGGGAGCAAATCGGCTATGGTGCACTTGTGTCAGGCGAGTTCGATATCCATCTGAGCAAAGCCGACAGCTTCACTGATTGGGCGCGGAGGCCTCTTTCGGATGCCCAGATCAGCTATGCGAAAGATGATGTGGTTTATCTGGTCAAGCTTTACCCGACCATGCGGGAAAAACTCGAAAAAATCGACAGACTCGCGTGGTTGGATGAAGATTTCGCTCAAAAATGCAATCCTTCGACGTACGAAATAGACTATGACCATTTGTACCGTCGTGTGAAGAAGTTCAAGTCTTTGAACCGCCGCGCACTCGGCGTCGCGCAGCAAGTCGCGATTTGGCGTGAGAGGGAGGCGCAGAGGAGAAATTTGCCTAAGCGGTGGATAGTCTCCGATGAGACGCTTATTGAGCTTGCCAGGCGTGCCCCCAAAGATATCGAAGCCATTAAGATGATACGGGGCTACTCGCCGATAATGGTCAAAGAAGGAAAAGGCTTAATCGAGGCCATCGCATGCGGACTTTCGATTCCTGAAAGTGAGCTACCGGTGCTTTCGCATAATGAGCGCTCGACACAAGACGTCAGCGCGAGTGTTGATTTAATGACGGCACTCGTAAGACAACGCGCAAAAGATAATAATATATCCACCACCATACTTGCTTCCCACGCGATGCTCGAAAAACTTGTAGAGTCTCCGGATTCCGAGAACGAAGTCAAACAGGGTTGGCGAAAGTCCATGGTGGGCGACGAGTTGACGGATTTGCTGGAAGGTAAGCTGTCGTTGTCGCTCGAAGGGCCGAATCTTGAGGTACGGCGGATAGAAAATAACACGGAGGAGTGA